Genomic window (Streptomyces sp. RerS4):
GTCCGCTCCGGCACGGCAGGTGGCGGCGGCGATCCGCATCGTCCATTCCGGCGGGCGGTACGCGCATCCGGAACTGGTCGCTTGAGCCATCGCTCCCGGGGACGCTGAGCGGGTAGGGCCGCTGTCGGCGTCACCCGGCGGGGGTCCATGACATGCGGCCGGGGGTGGCGGGTGTTGGAATGCCTGGCATGGGTGACGTGGGGTCCGGTGGGTGGTGGCGGGGGCGTCCGGGCGTGGGGCATCTGGTGCGGGGCGTCGGTGCGGTGGCGGTGCTGACCGGGCTGTATTACGTGGCTCCGCTGGACTACGGTTTCGGGGCCGTGACCGTCGTGGCGTTGCTGGTGGGGTTGGCGGTGTTCGGATGGGTGGTCGCCCTGCAGGTTTTGGCCATCGCCCGTTCGGCGCATCCTCGGCTGCGGGCGCTGGAGGCACTGGCCACGGCGGTTCCGTTGTTCCTGCTGCTGTTCTCCGCGACGTACTTCCTGCTCTCGCGGGAGCGGCCCGAGGCGTTCAGTGAGGCCCTCGACCGCACCGACGCCCTGTACTTCACGATGACGGTGTTCGCGACGGTCGGGTTCGGCGACATCGTGCCGACCACGACCGGCAGCCGGGCGCTGACCACCGTGCAGATGGGGGCCGATCTGATCGTGGTCGGCCTGGTGGTGAAGGTGCTGTTCGGCGCGGTGGAGGTCGGTCTGTCCCGGCGGCGAAGGAGCGAGCCGTGACGGCGGAGCCTCCGCCCGCGCAGTCCTCCGCGCAGTCCTCCACGCAGCCCGTCGAGACCGAGCGGCTGCGGGACACCCTGCGCGCCCCCGGGTACCTGAAGACCCTGGTGGTCTGCGGGCTCGTCGGGATTCCCGTGTCGCTCGCGGCCTTCTGGTTCCTCGCCGGGATGCACGCGTTGGAGCACGCCCTGTGGCAGAGCCTGCCGCGTTCCCTCGGCTGGGATTCCGCGCCGTGGTGGTGGTCGCTGGTGCTGCTGCCGGTCGCCGGTGTGGTCGTCGGCCTGGTCGCCGTACGCCTGCCCGGCCAAGGCGGGCACGTTCCGGCCGCCGGGATGGGTGGGGGCGGTACGCGGCCCCTCGCGCTGCCCGGGGTGCTGATCGCGGCGGCGGCGAGCCTGCCGCTCGGCGCGACGCTGGGTCCGGAGGCACCGTTGATCGCCCTCGGCGGTGGTCTCGCCCTGATGTTCCGGGATCTGACGCGCTCTCCCTCGACCGGGCCCATGGCCGTCCCGCTGGGCGCGGCCGGGGCCTCCGCCGCCATTTCGGCGATCTTCGGCAGTCCGCTGATCGGCGCGGTACTGATGATCGAGATCGCGGGCATCGGCGGGCCGCGGCTCTTCGCCGTGATGCTGCCGGCGCTGCTCTCCAGCGGCATCGGGGCGCTGGTGTTCACCGGGTTCGGGCGGTGGACAGGGCTCCAGACGGGCGGCCTGGCGATGAAGGTGACCGAGCCGTTCCAGCGGCCGGACTGGCCGGACGTGTGGTGGGCGCTGCCCATCGCCGTGGCCGTGGCGTTCCTGCTGCACCGGCTGATGGCGGGGGCGCGGCAGGTCGCGGTGTACGTGTCGACGCGGACGGTCTCGCGCAGCGTGCTGTGCGCCCTGGGCGCCGGGGCATGCGCGGCGCTCTACACGCTGCTCACCGACCGCAGCCCCGTGGACGTCGCCTCGTCCGGCCAGGCGACCATGGCCGGGCTGGTCACCGACCCGCGCGCCTGGGGCATCGGGGCGTTGGTCGCCGTACTGCTGTTCAAGGGGGTCGCGTACGGGCTCTGCCTGGGCAGTCTGCGGGGCGGGCCCATCTTCCCCGCGCTGTTCCTCGGGGCGGCGGCGGGGTTGTTGTGCGCGCCGCTGCCGGGGTTGGGGGTCGTCCCCGCGCTGGCGGCGGGGCTGGGGGCCGCCGCCGCGGGGGTGATGCGGCTGCCGGTGAGCAGTGTGGTGCTCGTCGTCCTGCTGTTGGGGAGCACCGCCGCTACGCCGTTGGTGATCCTCGCGGCGGTGGTCGCGTTCGTCACCACCGAGCTGCTGCCGGTGCGCGGGCCGGTGCCGGCTCCGGTGCCGGCGCCGGTGCGGAGCCGGACGGTGGGGGTCAGGCGGCCTTGAGGGTGGCGGCGCCGAAGGAGACGTCGAAGCGGTCGCACCAGATGGCGACGCTGCCGTAGTCGGCCGGGTCCACGCCGGCGGGGACGGCGTAGTTCTGGTCGCCCTTGTTGCCCTTGAGGCTGCCCAGGCTGACGTACCGGCCGTCGTCGAAGACCCGCCAGCCGGCCACGCCCTCCTTGACGGGGGCGTCGCTGAGCCAGACCCGCAGGTCAGGGCCGTTGCTGGTGTCGAGGCCCTCCAGGCGCAGGGTGTGCGAGCCGTCGGGGAGTCGAACGAGCTTCACCGTGCCGGTGGTGGCGTGCTCGTGGCTGATGAAGGTGCCCTCGGCGACGGTGCGGGGCGCGGCGGCCTGCGGGGCCGTCGGCCGTCCGGGCTGGCTCGCGGCGGGGGCGGCGGGGGCGGTGGGAAGGGCCTCGTTGACGGTCGCGTCCTGGAAGAGCTTCCACGGCTGGAACCAGTACAGGCCGACCGCCAGTACGGCCACCACGGCGACCGCCACGCCTGCCAGGATTCCGCGTCGCCTCGTCATTGCCTTCGCTCCTCTTGCCGAAAAGATCCTCAGGTGCGATTCAAGCGCGTTGGGCCGCCCGGAGCCATGGCCGGCGAGATGACGGAATCCTTACGAAGGGACGGAGCGAGGGACGTCCTGCCGGCCTACTCGCGTCCGTCCTACGGCAGTGCGCTGCTCACACCGTCGACGATCACCATCCACATCGGCTGGCCGCCGGTCCCGAAGGCCGAGGCGAGCGCGTACCCGATCGACGCGTCGGCCGGCCGCAGCTCGACGCCCTCCCGCCACTCCGCGATCACCAGCTCGTCGCCGTCGGAGGAGAAGTCACCGAGGTGCACGCCGTCGCGGGTCAGTCGGCTGCTCGGCACCGAGTCCGGGACCATCCGGTAGTCCGCGCCGTCGTACTCCACGTCCACCCGGTACGAGCGCCGGCTCAGGCTGCCCTTGGCCGGCTTCAGCGCGACCGGCTCACCGTCGATCCGCAGGGTGAGGAAGGCGGGGTCACGGGTGCCGATGGCCGTCTGCGGGTCCACTTCCGACGCGGGATCGCGCTCCAGGGTCACCCGGGGGATCCCCGCCCCCTCGACCAGGAGGAAGTCCTGCCCGTCCTGGCGGATGGTGATCGCACCGAAGCGGGTGTCCTCGATGGGCGTCGGGTTCCGGTCTGCGTCGCTCATGCGGCAAGTCCTTCGGTACGGGTCGTGCGGTCGTGCGGGTCGAACGGGTCGAACGGTCGAACGGCGAGTCGGCGGGCGAAACCGGTTGGGTGGC
Coding sequences:
- a CDS encoding potassium channel family protein, which gives rise to MGDVGSGGWWRGRPGVGHLVRGVGAVAVLTGLYYVAPLDYGFGAVTVVALLVGLAVFGWVVALQVLAIARSAHPRLRALEALATAVPLFLLLFSATYFLLSRERPEAFSEALDRTDALYFTMTVFATVGFGDIVPTTTGSRALTTVQMGADLIVVGLVVKVLFGAVEVGLSRRRRSEP
- a CDS encoding DM13 domain-containing protein, coding for MTRRRGILAGVAVAVVAVLAVGLYWFQPWKLFQDATVNEALPTAPAAPAASQPGRPTAPQAAAPRTVAEGTFISHEHATTGTVKLVRLPDGSHTLRLEGLDTSNGPDLRVWLSDAPVKEGVAGWRVFDDGRYVSLGSLKGNKGDQNYAVPAGVDPADYGSVAIWCDRFDVSFGAATLKAA
- a CDS encoding chloride channel protein; this translates as MTAEPPPAQSSAQSSTQPVETERLRDTLRAPGYLKTLVVCGLVGIPVSLAAFWFLAGMHALEHALWQSLPRSLGWDSAPWWWSLVLLPVAGVVVGLVAVRLPGQGGHVPAAGMGGGGTRPLALPGVLIAAAASLPLGATLGPEAPLIALGGGLALMFRDLTRSPSTGPMAVPLGAAGASAAISAIFGSPLIGAVLMIEIAGIGGPRLFAVMLPALLSSGIGALVFTGFGRWTGLQTGGLAMKVTEPFQRPDWPDVWWALPIAVAVAFLLHRLMAGARQVAVYVSTRTVSRSVLCALGAGACAALYTLLTDRSPVDVASSGQATMAGLVTDPRAWGIGALVAVLLFKGVAYGLCLGSLRGGPIFPALFLGAAAGLLCAPLPGLGVVPALAAGLGAAAAGVMRLPVSSVVLVVLLLGSTAATPLVILAAVVAFVTTELLPVRGPVPAPVPAPVRSRTVGVRRP